One window of the Candidatus Caldatribacterium sp. genome contains the following:
- a CDS encoding alcohol dehydrogenase catalytic domain-containing protein codes for MKAAVFSYPPQVRVVDVPPPKIGRGEVLIRVRAASLCGTDLRIARRGHGSIPEGTQRILGHEVVGEVVKVGEGVTDLEEGMLVLVAPNYGCGKCRFCISGAQHHCPFGKALGITEDGGFAEYMRVPEEAVRQGNVFPLSPEANPVEFSFVEALACVVHGFLPLSVTFRDTVLIYGAGPIGLMFLELARLCGVQEVWMADISPSRLERAAEKGARTIVVGEKRVKDVLRDVDVVVVAAPAPDAQREALEVAGVFGRINFFGGLPPNIPEVPLATNLIHYKELFVTGTTRSNNFHVRMALELLVKKQLDLSYLVSHVLPLEAIEEGLRLMEGKDALKVVLTP; via the coding sequence ATGAAAGCCGCGGTATTTTCCTATCCCCCTCAGGTGCGCGTTGTGGATGTCCCTCCCCCAAAGATAGGGCGAGGGGAAGTCCTCATCCGGGTTCGAGCAGCAAGCCTTTGTGGAACGGATCTTCGAATCGCCCGGAGGGGCCATGGGTCCATTCCAGAAGGGACGCAGCGCATCCTCGGGCATGAGGTCGTGGGAGAGGTTGTGAAAGTGGGAGAGGGAGTGACAGATCTTGAGGAAGGGATGCTCGTCCTTGTTGCCCCGAACTACGGCTGTGGGAAGTGCCGCTTCTGTATTTCTGGAGCGCAGCACCACTGCCCCTTCGGGAAGGCTCTGGGCATCACCGAAGACGGAGGCTTTGCCGAGTACATGCGGGTGCCGGAGGAGGCGGTGCGCCAGGGGAATGTCTTTCCTCTTTCCCCTGAGGCAAACCCTGTGGAGTTCTCCTTTGTCGAGGCTTTGGCCTGTGTGGTCCATGGGTTTCTACCCCTCTCGGTGACTTTCCGGGATACCGTCCTCATCTACGGTGCAGGACCGATTGGCCTTATGTTCCTTGAGCTTGCGCGCCTTTGTGGGGTGCAAGAAGTCTGGATGGCCGACATCAGCCCCTCTCGCCTTGAGAGGGCTGCCGAGAAAGGAGCTCGGACGATTGTCGTTGGCGAGAAGAGAGTAAAGGACGTTCTCCGGGATGTGGATGTGGTCGTTGTGGCTGCTCCAGCTCCCGATGCCCAAAGAGAGGCCCTTGAAGTGGCCGGGGTTTTTGGGCGAATCAATTTCTTCGGAGGTCTCCCTCCGAATATCCCTGAAGTTCCTCTGGCCACGAACCTCATCCACTACAAGGAGCTTTTTGTCACCGGGACAACTCGCTCGAACAATTTCCACGTGCGCATGGCTCTTGAGCTCCTTGTAAAAAAGCAACTTGATCTTTCCTACCTTGTGAGCCACGTCCTTCCTCTTGAGGCCATTGAGGAGGGCTTGCGGCTCATGGAGGGAAAGGATGCCTTAAAGGTTGTACTTACCCCGTAG
- a CDS encoding cupin domain-containing protein: MKPFNVLVDFVTGELKPGKRVVRRLSDVKYIFQDQEAAEVMLREGDPIVYEVIYAEIPEEPGHLAHCTTIIYPGKVGREFFLTKGHLHEKLDTAEIYFCLRGEGRLLMASPEGECEVLPMYPGTASYIPPFWSHRSVNVGKEPLIFYCIFPADAGHDYATIEETGFPKIVLEEDGKVVVRENPKWKSLK; this comes from the coding sequence ATGAAACCCTTCAATGTCCTTGTGGATTTTGTAACCGGAGAGCTCAAGCCGGGAAAGAGAGTTGTGCGCCGTCTGAGTGACGTCAAGTACATCTTTCAGGACCAGGAAGCGGCAGAGGTGATGCTCCGGGAAGGGGACCCGATTGTCTACGAAGTCATATACGCTGAGATTCCTGAGGAGCCGGGACACCTTGCCCACTGCACGACCATTATCTATCCCGGGAAGGTTGGACGGGAATTCTTCCTCACCAAGGGACACCTCCACGAGAAGCTTGATACCGCTGAGATTTACTTCTGTCTCCGGGGTGAGGGACGACTCCTCATGGCCTCTCCGGAAGGGGAATGCGAGGTTCTCCCCATGTACCCCGGAACGGCATCCTACATTCCTCCTTTCTGGTCGCACCGCTCGGTGAACGTGGGGAAGGAGCCCCTGATCTTCTACTGCATTTTCCCGGCCGACGCGGGGCACGATTATGCCACCATCGAGGAGACCGGTTTCCCCAAGATTGTCCTTGAGGAGGACGGCAAAGTCGTGGTGCGAGAGAATCCGAAATGGAAATCCTTGAAGTGA